Within Sinorhizobium sp. RAC02, the genomic segment GCGCGACAGCAGCGCACGCGCATTCGCGTTCATCCTTTTCCAGTCGATGAGGCCGAGGCCGGTGCGTGGGGCGTGCCCCAAAAAAATGTTTTCGGCGACCGACAGCTCGTCGAACAGCACGGTCTCCTGATGGATGGCGGTGACACCGGCCTTGGCGGCGGACGTGGCGGTCGGAAAACGCGTCTCTACGCCATCGACGCGGATTTCCCCCTCATCCGGCTGATAGATGCCAGTGAGGATCTTGACGAGCGTTGACTTGCCGGCACCGTTCTCGCCGACGAGCGCGGTCACAGAACCTGGATAGAGCGCGAGCGAGACCTCGGCGAGCGCGCGCACGCCGGGAAAGGATTTCGAGATCCCCTCAAGTGCGATGGCGGGCTTCATCCGCGATGTGGTCGTGTCCTGCAGCAAGTCTCGGTCCACCGGTTGGGTTTATTGTGCTCGATAGCGAGCAATGCGGGCTGGGCTGCCCCTCACCCTAGCCCTCTCCCCGCAAGCGGGGAGAGGGGGATGAAGCGCTGCGGCAAGTTTCCTTCTCCCCGTTCACGGGGAGAAGGTGGCCGGCAGGCCGTATGAGGGGCAGTCTCCCTTCAGACCGCCAGATCAGAAGATCTTGGCGAACTCTTCGACGTTCTTGGCATCGTAGATGAACGGATCGGCCATGGCGCCTTCGTTCTTGTCGTCGAGCTTGACGGTGCCCATGCGGCCCATCTTCAGTTCCGCGCCAGGCTTGGCTTCCGCGCCGCCGATCAGGTCGTAGGCGATCATCGTCGCCGAGTAGCCGAGGTCGATCGGGTTCCAGATCGCGAAGGATTTTGACGCGCCCGACTTCACATGGCCGGCCATTTCGGACGGCAGGCCGAGGCCGGTGACGTTGATCTGGCCGACCTTGCCGGCGTCGGTGACGGCCTGGGCTGCGGCGACGATGCCGACGGAGGTTGGCGCGATGATCGCCTTCAGGTTCGGATGCGACTGGATGAGGCCCTGCGTCTCACGGTAGGACTTATCGGCAAGATCGTCGCCGTAGACGGTCGCGACCACGTTGATGCCCTTGTAGTTCGGCAGCACCTTGGTCATTTCCTCGATCCAGACGTTCTGGTTGGTCGAGGTGGCCGTCGCCGAGAGAACCGCGACATCGCCGCCATCAGGCAGGTTGTCGGCGGCAAGCTTGATGATCATGTTGCCGATCAAGGGGTTCGACGACGGGTTGAGGTGCATCGAGCGGCCTTCCGGCGCGACGCCCGAATCCCAGGAGATGACCTTGATGCCGCGGTCCATGGCCTTCTTGAGGGCCGGTACAAGGGCATTCGTGTCGTTGGCCGAAACGGCGATGGCATCGACCTTCTGGGCGATCAGCGAATTGATCACTTCGATCTGGCCTTCGGCGGTCGTCGTGGTCGGGCCGGTATAGATGACTTCGACGTCGCCGAGTTCCTTGGCGGCTTCCTGCGCGCCCTTGTTGGCGGCTTCGAAGAAGCCGATGCCGAGCGCCTTGACGACGAGGGCGATCTTCTTGGTTTCCGCCTGTGCGGTTGCCATCATCGCGACCGAGACGGCCGCGGTCACAAGCAATGTCTTCAGAATTTTCACGACGTTTCCTCCCAGTGAAAATCAACCCTCCGGCGTCATGCCGAGGAGGGTGCAGTCTGCGTTCTGGCGTCGGTCTGAACGTTTGCAACGATCAGGTTGACGCCGGCCTCCTCCAGCATCGCGGCATCCCTGTCCTCGATGCCCGAATCCGTGATGACGGTTGCGATGCGCTTCAGCCCGCAGAGAATGAGGCTGGAGCGCTTCTTGAATTTTGTGGAATCGATCAGCACGACGAGCTCGTCCGCCTGGTCGATCAGCTTCTGTTCCGCCTGGATGAGCAGCGGATCGGCCTCCATCAGGCCGAGCGGCCCGAGGCCCTGCGCGCCCATGAACATGCGGCGCGCATAGAAATTGCGCGTCACGTCATTGTCGAAGGGGCTGAGCACGATGTTCTGCTCGCGGTAGATCGTGCCGCCGGAGAGCATGATCGTGTTCTTCGAATGCTTCAGCAGGTGTTCGGCGATGTTGAACGAGTTGGTGAAGACCTGCATGCGGCGGTTGGTCAGGAAATGCACCATCTGGAATGTCGTCGTGCCGCCATTGATGATGATCGGGTCACCATCCTCGCAGAGCCCGACCGCCTCCTTGGCGATCGCCTGCTTCTGGCGGGTGTTCAGCGTCTCGTTCACCGTGAAGGGCCGGCCGGCAAGGCCGACGAACTGCGGCGGATGCAGCGCCTCGGCGCCGCCACGCACCCGGCGCAGCTTCTTCTGCACGTGAAGTGCTGCGATGTCGCGGCGGATCGTCGCCTCGGAACTGTCGGTCAGGTCCACTAGCTCAGGCACGGTGATGACCGGCTTTTCCTGAACCGCGGACAGAATGATCCGATGTCTTTCCTTCTCGTGCATGGCTCCTCCAGTGCTTGCAATGCTTCCATCACGATCGCGCAATGTCAATCACAATCAATCATATTTTTTCATTGTGCAGCGCAGTATGATTGTTTTTGATCGTTTATGATTGACATCGGCGAAACTCTCATGTGATCTGAAAGCATGCCTTCAAGCGCGGCGATAGCCTTGCGAATGAGAACCATCGCCTTGCGCATGAGAAACACCGGGAGGAAATGCCGATGCTGGAGAAGAACCAGGGCGCACGCCTTGCAGACCTGTGGGATGACGCCAAGGCGTCGACGATGAGCGAATCCGAGCGGCTGCTCTATCGCTCCAACCTGCTCGGCTCCGACAAGCGCATCACCAACTACGGCGGCGGCAACACCTCGGCGAAGGCCATCGAGACGGACCCGCTCGGCGCGGGCGCGGTGGAAGTCCTCTGGGTCAAGGGCTCGGGTGGCGATGTCGGCACGATCAAGATGGACGGCTTCGCCACCCTCTACATGGAGAAGCTGAATGCGCTGAAGGGCCTCTATCGCGGCCTGGAGCATGAGGACGAGATGGTGGGCTACCTTCCCCACTGCACCTTCAATCTCAACCCGCGCGCCGCCTCGATCGACACGCCGCTGCACGCCTATGTGCCGAAGAAGCATGTCGACCACATGCACCCGGACGCGATCATCGCCATTGCCGCCGCGAAGAACAGCCGCGAGCTGACGCAACAGATTTTCGGCGAGGATATCGGCTGGCTGCCCTGGAAGCGGCCGGGCTTTGAACTCGGTCTGTGGCTTGAAAAATTCTGCCTGGAAAACCCCAATGCCCGCGGCCTCGTGCTGGAGAGCCATGGACTCTTCACCTGGGGCGATACGGCGAAGGAATGCTACGAAACGACCGTTGAGATCATCAACAAGGCAATCTGCTGGTTCGAGGACAACAACAATGCGCCAGTCTTCGGCGGCGCGGTAAAGCCGGTTCTACCTGCCTCCGAGCGTCGCGCGGTCGCCGAAAAGCTGATGCCGGTCATTCGCGGCATGATCAGCCTCGATGAAAAGAAGGTCGGCCATTTCGACGACGGTGAAGCCGTGCTGGACTTCGTGACATCGAAGAACCTGGCGCCGCTCGCAGCCCTGGGCACGAGCTGCCCGGACCACTTTTTGCGCACAAAAATCCGCCCGCTGGTCGTGGATTTCGACCCTGCCAACCCAGATATCGACAAGACGCTCGCAGGCCTTGCCGATGCGGTGGCGGCCTACCGCGCCGACTATGCGGCCTATTATGAACGCTGCAAGCGGGACAACAGTCCCGGCATGCGCGACCCCAATGCCGTCGTGTATCTGGTGCCGGGCGTCGGCATGATCACGTTTGCCAAGGACAAGGCGACGGCGCGCATTTCCAGCGAATTCTATGTCAACGCCATCAATGTCATGCGCGGCGCTTCCGGCGTCTCGGACTATGTCGGCCTGCCGGAGCAGGAAGCCTTCGACATCGAGTACTGGCTGCTGGAGGAGGCGAAGCTTCAGCGCATGCCGAAACCGAAGAGCCTTGCCGGCCGCATCGCGCTCGTCACCGGCGGTGCCGGCGGTATCGGCAAGGCCACCGCCAACCGCCTGATGGCCGAGGGTGCCTGCGTGGTGCTGGCCGATATCGACGAGACGGCGCTTGCAGCGGCTCAAAGCGAACTGGCAAGCCGCTATGGCAAGGATGTCGTGCGCTCGGTCGCCATGAACGTCACCGACGAGGCGCTGGTGGCAAAGAGCTTTGCCGATACGCTCGTCGAGTTCGGCGGCCTCGATATCCTCGTCTCCAATGCCGGCCTCGCTTCCTCCGCCGTCATCGAGGAGACGACGCTGGAGCTGTGGAACAAGAACATCGGCATTCTCGCGACCGGCTATTTCCTCGTGGCGCGCGAAGCCTTCCGCATCTTCCGCCGGCAGAAGGCCGGCGGCAACGTCGTCTTCGTAGCCTCCAAGAATGGCCTTGCCGCCTCCCCCGGCGCATCCGCCTATTGCACGGCGAAGGCCGCCGAAATCCATCTTGCCCGCTGCCTGGCCCTCGAAGGCGCATCCGAGCAGATCCGCGTCAACGTGGTGAACCCGGATGCGGTGTTGCGCGGCTCGAAGATCTGGACCGGCGAGTGGAAGGAACAGCGCGCCGCGACCTACAAAACCGACGATCTTGAAGCGCACTACCGCGAGCGTTCCATGCTGAAGCTCTCGGTCTTCCCGGAGGATATCGCCGAGGCGATCTATTTCCTTGCCTCCGACATGTCGGCCAAATCGACCGGCAACATCGTCAATGTCGACGCGGGCAATGCCCAGTCCTTCACGCGCTGAGGAATTTTGTCGTGACGATGATTTCCAAGGACGTGATTGCGCGCGAGAACGACAGGCGTCTCGCCGACCTGAAGAGCGACTATGAGCATCTCGGCGCGCAGCTTGCCCGTCGCGGCGTCGATATCGATGCGGTGAAGAAGAAGGTCGCGGCCTACGCGGTCGCCGTGCCGTCCTGGGGTGTCGGCACCGGTGGCACGCGCTTTGCCCGCTTCCCCGGCGAGGGCGAACCGCGCAACATTTTTGACAAGCTGGAGGACTGCGCGGTCATCCAGGAACTGACCCGCGCCACACCGACCGTTTCCCTGCATATCCCGTGGGACAAGGTCACGGATCTCAAGGAGCTGAAGGAACGGGGCAATGCGCTGGGCCTCGGCTTCGACGCGATGAACTCCAACACCTTCTCCGATGCTCCGCAGCAGGAGCATTCCTACAAATACGGCTCGCTGTCGCACGCCAACGCCGCAACGCGCCAGCAGGCCGTCGAGCACAATCTGGAATGTATCGCCATCGGCAATGCGCTGGGCTCCAAGGCACTGACGGTGTGGATCGGCGACGGCACGAACTTTCCGGGCCAGGCCAACTTCACCAAGAGCTTCGAGCGCTATCTCAATGCGATGAAGGCCATCTATAAAGAACTGCCGGACGACTGGCGGCTGTTCACCGAACACAAGATGTACGAGCCGGCCTTCTATTCGACGGTCGTGCAGGACTGGGGCAGCAATTACCTGATCGCTCAGGAGCTCGGCCCCAAGGCCTATTGCCTCGTCGATCTCGGTCATCACGCGCCGAACGTCAATATCGAGATGATCGTCGCCCGGCTCATCCAGTTCAAGAAACTCGGCGGCTTCCATTTCAACGATTCGAAATATGGCGACGACGATCTCGATACGGGTTCGATCGATCCCTACCGGCTCTTCCTCGTCTTCAACGAGCTGGTCGATGCCGAAGTGCGAAAAGCCGAGGGCTTTTCGCCCTCCCATATGCTGGACCAGAGCCACAACGTTACCGACCCGATCGAAAGCCTGATGCGCAGTGCCATGGAAGTGTGCCGCGCCTATGCGCAGGGGCTGATCGTCGATCGTGTGGCCCTTGCCGGCTACCAGGACGGCAACGATGCGCTGATGGCCTCCGAAACGCTGAAGGCCGGCTTCCGCACCGATGTCGAGCCGATCCTTGCCATGGCGCGGCTGGGCGCGGGCGGCGCGATCGATCCGGTCGCGACCTATCGGTCGGCAGGTTACCGGGCGAAGGTGACAAGCGAGCGGCCGGCGGTTGCGAGTGGCGGCGGCGGCATCGTCTGAGCGGCTGAAGAGAAGTTTTCAGCGCCCCTTGCTTTCCTGAGAACGGCTGCCAGATTCAGCAGAGACAGATGGAACTGTCAAAGGGAGCATAGTATGGGCATTGAAAGCATTCTCGTTTTCCTCATCGTCGGCGCCATTGCCGGCTGGCTTGCGGGCCTGATCGTCTCGGGCTTCGGCTTCGGCCTCGTCGGCAACATCGTCGTCGGCATCGTCGGCGCCTTCATCGCCGGTTTCCTGTTTCCAAGGCTCGGCTTCTCGATCGGCGGCGGCATCCTTGCCGCCATCATTCACGCAACGATCGGCGCAGTGATCCTGCTCGTGCTCATCAAGGTCATCAAACGCGCCTGACCACCATCAAGAATCGAAAAGGCCGTGGCTGTTTCCCGCCACGGCCTTTTCTTTCAGTTGACGCTGACCGGTTTCGATCGCATGCGTGACACCGTCTCGCGCTCAGCGCGCTTGCAGCGCATCGGCGGCAGGCCGCGGTCCATCAGCGCCATGTCTTCCAGCACCATGTCCCCCATCTTCTTGAACGCACTGTCAAGCGCACCGGCGCGATGCGCCGAGCGCACGAAGCCTTTGAGCTTGCGCACCGGATGGTCGAGCGGCAGCGGTTCCAGCGGATAGACGTCGCTTGCCCCAACGATATGGCCGGATTCGACAGCCGCCATCAGCGCCGG encodes:
- the rhaS gene encoding rhamnose ABC transporter substrate-binding protein; the protein is MKILKTLLVTAAVSVAMMATAQAETKKIALVVKALGIGFFEAANKGAQEAAKELGDVEVIYTGPTTTTAEGQIEVINSLIAQKVDAIAVSANDTNALVPALKKAMDRGIKVISWDSGVAPEGRSMHLNPSSNPLIGNMIIKLAADNLPDGGDVAVLSATATSTNQNVWIEEMTKVLPNYKGINVVATVYGDDLADKSYRETQGLIQSHPNLKAIIAPTSVGIVAAAQAVTDAGKVGQINVTGLGLPSEMAGHVKSGASKSFAIWNPIDLGYSATMIAYDLIGGAEAKPGAELKMGRMGTVKLDDKNEGAMADPFIYDAKNVEEFAKIF
- a CDS encoding DeoR/GlpR family DNA-binding transcription regulator, with amino-acid sequence MHEKERHRIILSAVQEKPVITVPELVDLTDSSEATIRRDIAALHVQKKLRRVRGGAEALHPPQFVGLAGRPFTVNETLNTRQKQAIAKEAVGLCEDGDPIIINGGTTTFQMVHFLTNRRMQVFTNSFNIAEHLLKHSKNTIMLSGGTIYREQNIVLSPFDNDVTRNFYARRMFMGAQGLGPLGLMEADPLLIQAEQKLIDQADELVVLIDSTKFKKRSSLILCGLKRIATVITDSGIEDRDAAMLEEAGVNLIVANVQTDARTQTAPSSA
- a CDS encoding bifunctional rhamnulose-1-phosphate aldolase/short-chain dehydrogenase, which translates into the protein MLEKNQGARLADLWDDAKASTMSESERLLYRSNLLGSDKRITNYGGGNTSAKAIETDPLGAGAVEVLWVKGSGGDVGTIKMDGFATLYMEKLNALKGLYRGLEHEDEMVGYLPHCTFNLNPRAASIDTPLHAYVPKKHVDHMHPDAIIAIAAAKNSRELTQQIFGEDIGWLPWKRPGFELGLWLEKFCLENPNARGLVLESHGLFTWGDTAKECYETTVEIINKAICWFEDNNNAPVFGGAVKPVLPASERRAVAEKLMPVIRGMISLDEKKVGHFDDGEAVLDFVTSKNLAPLAALGTSCPDHFLRTKIRPLVVDFDPANPDIDKTLAGLADAVAAYRADYAAYYERCKRDNSPGMRDPNAVVYLVPGVGMITFAKDKATARISSEFYVNAINVMRGASGVSDYVGLPEQEAFDIEYWLLEEAKLQRMPKPKSLAGRIALVTGGAGGIGKATANRLMAEGACVVLADIDETALAAAQSELASRYGKDVVRSVAMNVTDEALVAKSFADTLVEFGGLDILVSNAGLASSAVIEETTLELWNKNIGILATGYFLVAREAFRIFRRQKAGGNVVFVASKNGLAASPGASAYCTAKAAEIHLARCLALEGASEQIRVNVVNPDAVLRGSKIWTGEWKEQRAATYKTDDLEAHYRERSMLKLSVFPEDIAEAIYFLASDMSAKSTGNIVNVDAGNAQSFTR
- the rhaI gene encoding L-rhamnose catabolism isomerase is translated as MISKDVIARENDRRLADLKSDYEHLGAQLARRGVDIDAVKKKVAAYAVAVPSWGVGTGGTRFARFPGEGEPRNIFDKLEDCAVIQELTRATPTVSLHIPWDKVTDLKELKERGNALGLGFDAMNSNTFSDAPQQEHSYKYGSLSHANAATRQQAVEHNLECIAIGNALGSKALTVWIGDGTNFPGQANFTKSFERYLNAMKAIYKELPDDWRLFTEHKMYEPAFYSTVVQDWGSNYLIAQELGPKAYCLVDLGHHAPNVNIEMIVARLIQFKKLGGFHFNDSKYGDDDLDTGSIDPYRLFLVFNELVDAEVRKAEGFSPSHMLDQSHNVTDPIESLMRSAMEVCRAYAQGLIVDRVALAGYQDGNDALMASETLKAGFRTDVEPILAMARLGAGGAIDPVATYRSAGYRAKVTSERPAVASGGGGIV
- a CDS encoding GlsB/YeaQ/YmgE family stress response membrane protein, which codes for MGIESILVFLIVGAIAGWLAGLIVSGFGFGLVGNIVVGIVGAFIAGFLFPRLGFSIGGGILAAIIHATIGAVILLVLIKVIKRA